One Gordonia zhaorongruii DNA segment encodes these proteins:
- a CDS encoding RelA/SpoT family protein, which yields MSDPDAARRSVDAVAAPLSSRRVRARLARRMTAAPKGSVAPVLEPLVTLHRDVFPKAEVGVLQQAYDVADERHAGQFRKSGDPYITHPLAVATILADLGMDTTTLIAALLHDTVEDTGYTLDELEKDFGAEVGHLVDGVTKLDKVALGSAAEGETIRKMIIAMARDPRVLVIKVADRLHNMRTMRFLPPEKQARKARETLEVIAPLAHRLGMATVKWELEDLAFAILHPKKYEEIVRLVADRAPSRDTYLARVRNDLNNALGAAHIQATVEGRPKHYWSIYQKMIVRGKDFDDIHDLVGMRILCDEIRDCYAAIGVVHSLWQPMAGRFKDYIAQPSFGVYQSLHTTVIGPEGKPLEVQIRSFEMHRTAEFGIAAHWRYKEGRKGKGRKATDVAEVDDMAWMRQLLDWQREAADPGEFLESLRFDLAVKEIFVFTPKGDVITLPAGSTPVDFAYAVHTEVGHRCIGARVNGRLVALERPLENGEVIEVFTSKAETAGPSKDWEGFVVSPRAKTKIRQWFAKERREEALEAGKDAIAKETRRGGLPLHRLLSAESVTAVSKELGFHDVDTLYSAVGEGHVPAGRVVHRLVALLGGVEAAEDEIANRATPSTQGTRSRAMGDSGVVVEGIDNILAKLAKCCTPVPGDEILGFVTRGGGVSVHRADCTNADDLRGQPDRLIPVSWAESTNAVFLVAIQVEALDRHRLLSDVTRVLADERVNLLSATLSTSRDRVAVSRFTFEMADPKHLGHVLNVVRNVEGVYDVYRVTSSS from the coding sequence ATGAGCGACCCCGATGCCGCACGACGTAGCGTGGACGCCGTCGCAGCGCCACTGAGTTCCCGGCGTGTGCGAGCCCGACTGGCCCGCCGGATGACGGCCGCTCCGAAGGGGAGTGTGGCCCCGGTTCTGGAACCGCTGGTCACCCTGCACCGCGATGTGTTCCCCAAGGCGGAAGTCGGTGTCCTGCAGCAGGCGTACGACGTCGCCGATGAACGGCATGCGGGGCAGTTCCGCAAGTCCGGTGATCCGTACATCACCCATCCGCTTGCGGTTGCAACCATTCTGGCCGATCTGGGCATGGATACGACGACTCTCATCGCCGCACTCCTGCACGACACGGTCGAGGACACCGGATATACGCTCGACGAGCTCGAGAAGGACTTCGGGGCCGAGGTCGGGCATCTCGTGGACGGCGTCACCAAACTCGACAAGGTGGCTCTCGGCAGCGCCGCCGAGGGTGAGACCATCCGCAAGATGATCATCGCGATGGCACGTGATCCGCGGGTCCTGGTCATCAAGGTCGCCGATCGGCTGCACAACATGCGGACCATGCGCTTCCTCCCGCCGGAGAAGCAGGCGCGCAAGGCGCGGGAGACTCTCGAGGTGATCGCCCCGCTGGCCCACCGTCTGGGAATGGCGACGGTGAAGTGGGAGTTGGAGGACCTGGCGTTCGCGATCCTGCACCCGAAGAAGTACGAGGAGATCGTCCGTCTGGTCGCCGACCGCGCACCGAGCCGGGATACCTATCTCGCCCGGGTGCGCAACGATCTGAACAATGCGCTCGGCGCGGCCCATATCCAGGCGACGGTCGAGGGCCGACCGAAGCACTACTGGTCGATCTATCAGAAGATGATCGTGCGGGGCAAGGACTTCGACGACATACACGACCTGGTGGGCATGCGGATCCTCTGCGATGAGATCCGTGACTGCTACGCCGCGATCGGCGTCGTGCACTCCCTGTGGCAGCCGATGGCAGGGCGGTTCAAGGACTACATCGCCCAGCCGAGTTTCGGTGTGTACCAGTCGCTGCACACCACGGTCATCGGCCCGGAGGGCAAGCCGCTCGAGGTGCAGATCCGGAGCTTCGAGATGCACCGCACCGCGGAGTTCGGCATCGCGGCTCACTGGCGGTATAAAGAAGGCCGAAAAGGCAAGGGACGCAAGGCTACCGACGTCGCCGAAGTGGACGACATGGCGTGGATGCGGCAGCTTCTCGACTGGCAGCGCGAAGCGGCCGACCCGGGGGAGTTCCTCGAATCGCTGCGCTTCGACCTGGCGGTCAAGGAGATCTTCGTCTTCACCCCGAAGGGCGACGTGATCACGCTGCCGGCCGGGTCGACGCCCGTCGACTTCGCGTACGCGGTGCACACCGAGGTGGGGCATCGGTGCATCGGCGCACGAGTCAACGGACGGCTCGTGGCGCTCGAGCGGCCGTTGGAGAACGGCGAGGTCATCGAGGTGTTCACCTCGAAGGCCGAGACCGCGGGTCCGAGCAAGGACTGGGAGGGGTTCGTCGTCTCCCCGCGGGCGAAGACCAAGATCCGGCAGTGGTTCGCGAAGGAGCGGCGCGAGGAGGCTCTCGAAGCGGGTAAGGACGCGATCGCCAAGGAGACCCGTCGCGGGGGGCTGCCGCTGCACCGGCTGCTGTCCGCGGAATCGGTCACGGCGGTATCGAAGGAACTCGGATTCCACGACGTGGACACGCTGTACAGCGCGGTCGGCGAGGGGCACGTACCTGCCGGACGTGTGGTCCACCGGCTGGTTGCGCTGCTCGGCGGCGTGGAGGCCGCGGAGGATGAGATCGCCAACCGGGCGACTCCGTCGACGCAGGGCACGCGCTCGCGGGCGATGGGCGACAGTGGAGTCGTCGTGGAGGGGATCGACAACATCCTCGCCAAGCTCGCCAAGTGCTGCACGCCCGTACCGGGGGACGAGATCCTCGGGTTCGTGACCCGCGGCGGCGGGGTCAGCGTGCACCGCGCGGACTGCACCAACGCCGACGACCTACGTGGTCAACCCGATCGGCTGATCCCGGTGAGCTGGGCGGAGAGCACGAACGCCGTGTTCCTGGTGGCGATCCAGGTGGAGGCGCTCGACCGGCACCGGTTGCTGTCGGACGTCACCCGCGTGCTCGCCGACGAGCGGGTCAACCTGCTGTCGGCCACGCTGTCGACGAGTCGCGACCGAGTCGCGGTGAGCCGCTTCACCTTCGAGATGGCCGACCCCAAGCATCTCGGCCACGTCCTGAACGTGGTCCGCAACGTGGAAGGCGTCTACGACGTCTACCGCGTCACGTCCTCATCCTGA
- a CDS encoding adenine phosphoribosyltransferase, translating to MGRHRVIAQADVPRIERARAAIERHARLVPDFPEPGIAFKDLTPVLAAADGLNAVTDALAECCEGADLIAGIDARGFLLGGAIAHQLGVGVVAVRKGGKLPPPVIGVDYALEYGTARLEIPSQGIDFVGKRVAVVDDVLATGGTIGATLALLSQVGATVSDVAVVMELDGFPGREAIAKAAGGAVRVHNLCLG from the coding sequence ATGGGGCGGCACCGCGTGATAGCGCAGGCGGACGTTCCGCGGATCGAGCGTGCGCGTGCGGCGATCGAACGTCATGCGCGCCTGGTGCCGGACTTCCCTGAGCCGGGCATCGCGTTCAAGGATCTGACGCCGGTACTGGCCGCCGCGGACGGGTTGAACGCGGTCACCGATGCGCTCGCCGAGTGCTGCGAGGGCGCGGATCTCATCGCCGGAATCGACGCTCGCGGATTCCTGCTGGGTGGTGCGATCGCGCATCAGCTGGGCGTCGGAGTTGTCGCAGTGCGCAAGGGAGGGAAGCTCCCGCCCCCGGTCATCGGCGTCGACTACGCGCTCGAGTACGGTACCGCCCGGCTCGAGATCCCCTCGCAGGGAATCGATTTCGTCGGCAAGCGGGTCGCCGTCGTCGACGACGTACTCGCGACGGGTGGCACCATCGGCGCCACCCTGGCGCTGCTGTCGCAAGTGGGTGCGACGGTCTCCGATGTGGCGGTCGTGATGGAGCTGGATGGATTCCCCGGCCGAGAGGCGATAGCGAAGGCGGCCGGCGGTGCGGTACGTGTGCACAATCTGTGCCTCGGCTGA
- a CDS encoding peptidylprolyl isomerase: protein MSTNEERREAARRKLEDRLEHERRAARQRTLSVIAVAGVFVLALAAVGGFFWYRSWDNSRHTECTYEDAPVDFAKTIQQIQEQLKAAPAEQKAAGEALLKSLQEGAPKQRSSPKPESRTLNTGTVNFDLATNKGDVPIELDRSKAACNVNAIAALANNDYYNDTSCHRLSQSKTLSILQCGDPTHTGMGGPGWHSPDENPTGLKEVPMDPRMAQLGMNEQAVVYPRGTVAIANSNDAQQGRANTGSAQFFIVTKDTQLTPTLAVVGKVSEKGMKVVDEVAEGGIAPAPGSSPEDGYPKIPLEIKKATAEDAA, encoded by the coding sequence GTGTCCACAAACGAGGAGCGCCGCGAAGCAGCCCGCCGAAAGCTGGAAGACCGGCTCGAACACGAACGGCGCGCCGCCCGGCAGCGGACCCTGTCCGTCATCGCCGTAGCGGGCGTCTTCGTCCTCGCACTGGCGGCCGTCGGCGGATTCTTCTGGTACCGCTCGTGGGACAACAGCCGTCACACCGAGTGCACCTACGAAGATGCTCCGGTCGACTTCGCGAAGACCATTCAGCAGATCCAAGAGCAGCTCAAAGCTGCGCCCGCCGAGCAGAAGGCCGCAGGCGAGGCGCTCCTGAAGAGCCTGCAGGAGGGCGCCCCGAAGCAGCGCAGCTCACCGAAGCCGGAGAGCCGGACTCTCAACACTGGCACCGTGAACTTCGATCTCGCGACCAATAAGGGCGACGTGCCGATCGAGCTGGATCGCTCGAAGGCGGCGTGCAACGTGAATGCAATTGCCGCCCTTGCGAATAACGACTACTACAACGACACGAGTTGCCACCGTCTCAGCCAGTCGAAGACGCTGAGCATTCTGCAATGCGGTGACCCGACCCATACCGGCATGGGTGGTCCCGGATGGCACAGTCCGGACGAGAACCCGACCGGACTGAAAGAGGTTCCGATGGATCCGCGGATGGCTCAGCTCGGCATGAACGAACAAGCCGTCGTCTATCCGCGAGGCACCGTGGCGATCGCCAACAGCAACGACGCGCAACAGGGACGAGCCAACACCGGCAGTGCCCAGTTCTTCATCGTCACCAAGGACACCCAGCTCACGCCGACGCTGGCCGTGGTCGGCAAGGTGAGCGAAAAGGGCATGAAGGTCGTCGATGAGGTCGCCGAGGGCGGGATCGCACCGGCCCCGGGCAGCAGTCCGGAGGACGGCTACCCCAAGATTCCGCTCGAGATCAAGAAGGCGACCGCCGAGGACGCTGCCTGA
- the aspS gene encoding aspartate--tRNA ligase has product MLRTHFAGSLRRENASQTVTVAGWVARRRDHGGVVFIDLRDSSGLVQVVFRDEQVATAAHRLRAEFCVQVTGEVETRPEGSENAALASGDIELNARELVVLNESAPLPFQLDEQPGEEARLAHRYLDLRREGPSRALRLRSQVSASARAVLGDHDFVEIETPTLTRSTPEGARDFLVPARLQPGSFYALPQSPQLFKQLLMVSGMERYYQIARCYRDEDFRADRQPEFTQLDIEMSFVDEDDVIALAEEILVALWKLIGHDITAPIPRITYADAMRRYGSDKPDLRFDIEIVECADYFKDTPFRVFQAPYVGAVVMEGGASQPRRQLDAWQEWAKQRGAKGLAYVLVQEDGTLGGPVAKNLSDAERDGLAAHVGAEPGDCVFFGAGSAKTTRALLGAARGEIADKLGLIKPDDWAFTWVVDAPMFEPADDATAAGDVAVGSGAWTAVHHAFTSPKPECLDNLEEDPGSAVAYAYDIVCNGNEIGGGSIRIHRRDIQERVFAIMGIGEEEAQEKFGFLLDAFAYGAPPHGGIAFGWDRITALLAGESSIREVIAFPKSGGGVDPLTDAPAPITAQQRKESGIDAKPKAPQAKPAGEQDPEAGQEGQATA; this is encoded by the coding sequence GTGCTCCGCACGCATTTCGCTGGCTCGTTGCGCCGCGAGAACGCCTCGCAGACTGTCACCGTGGCCGGTTGGGTGGCACGTCGCCGCGACCACGGCGGAGTCGTCTTCATCGATCTCCGTGACTCGTCGGGTCTGGTTCAGGTCGTCTTCCGGGACGAGCAGGTCGCGACCGCAGCCCACCGGCTCCGGGCGGAGTTCTGCGTCCAGGTGACCGGTGAGGTGGAGACACGGCCGGAGGGCAGCGAGAACGCGGCGCTGGCGTCGGGCGACATCGAGCTCAACGCACGTGAGCTGGTCGTGCTCAACGAGTCGGCGCCCCTGCCGTTCCAGCTCGATGAGCAGCCCGGTGAGGAAGCACGCCTCGCGCACCGCTACCTCGACCTGCGTCGAGAGGGGCCGTCCCGTGCGCTCCGCCTCCGCTCCCAGGTGAGCGCGTCGGCCCGCGCGGTGCTCGGCGATCACGACTTCGTGGAGATCGAGACACCGACCCTGACGCGGTCGACGCCGGAGGGCGCACGCGACTTCCTCGTTCCCGCCCGCCTGCAGCCGGGCAGCTTCTACGCGCTGCCGCAGAGCCCGCAGCTGTTCAAGCAACTGCTGATGGTCTCCGGGATGGAGCGGTACTACCAGATCGCCCGCTGCTACCGCGATGAGGATTTCCGCGCCGATCGCCAGCCGGAGTTCACCCAGCTCGACATCGAGATGAGCTTCGTCGACGAGGACGACGTGATCGCCCTCGCGGAGGAGATCCTCGTCGCGCTGTGGAAGCTGATCGGCCACGACATCACCGCACCGATTCCGCGCATCACCTATGCGGATGCCATGCGCCGGTACGGCAGCGACAAGCCGGACCTGCGATTCGACATCGAGATCGTCGAATGCGCCGACTACTTCAAGGACACGCCGTTCCGGGTGTTCCAGGCTCCGTACGTGGGCGCCGTCGTCATGGAGGGCGGGGCATCCCAGCCGCGCCGCCAGCTCGACGCGTGGCAGGAATGGGCGAAGCAGCGCGGCGCCAAGGGCCTCGCGTACGTCCTGGTTCAGGAGGACGGCACGCTCGGCGGGCCGGTCGCCAAGAACCTGTCCGACGCGGAGCGCGACGGACTGGCCGCGCACGTCGGAGCCGAGCCGGGTGACTGCGTCTTCTTCGGCGCGGGTTCCGCGAAGACCACCCGCGCACTGCTCGGTGCGGCCCGTGGCGAGATCGCCGACAAACTCGGCCTGATCAAGCCGGACGACTGGGCCTTCACCTGGGTCGTCGACGCTCCGATGTTCGAGCCTGCCGACGACGCGACCGCAGCAGGCGACGTCGCGGTCGGCTCCGGTGCCTGGACGGCTGTGCATCACGCCTTCACCTCCCCGAAGCCCGAGTGCCTCGACAACCTCGAGGAGGATCCCGGTTCCGCAGTCGCGTACGCCTACGACATCGTGTGCAACGGCAACGAGATCGGCGGCGGTTCGATCCGCATCCATCGTCGCGACATCCAGGAGCGCGTCTTCGCGATCATGGGGATCGGCGAGGAAGAGGCGCAGGAGAAGTTCGGCTTCCTGCTCGACGCCTTCGCATACGGTGCGCCCCCGCACGGCGGCATCGCATTCGGATGGGATCGCATCACCGCGCTGCTGGCCGGCGAGTCGTCGATCCGTGAGGTCATCGCGTTCCCGAAGTCGGGCGGTGGTGTCGATCCGCTGACCGATGCGCCGGCACCGATCACGGCGCAGCAGCGCAAGGAGTCGGGAATCGATGCGAAGCCGAAGGCTCCGCAGGCGAAGCCCGCAGGAGAGCAGGACCCCGAGGCGGGGCAGGAGGGGCAGGCGACAGCCTGA
- the hisS gene encoding histidine--tRNA ligase, protein MNGDFSAPKGIPDYFPPASADFLEVRNTLTDAAHRAGYGHIELPIFEETALFARGVGESTDVVSKEMYTFTDRGDRSVTLRPEGTAGVMRAVIQHGLDRGQLPVKLSYSGPFFRYERPQAGRYRQLQQVGVEAIGVDDPALDAEVIAIADEGYRRLGLSGYRLDLTSLGDDTCRPQYRETLQQYLLGLDLDEATADRARINPLRVLDDKRPEIREMTAGAPLMLDHLSDSAREHFAEVRRHLDRLGVRYEINPRLVRGLDYYTKTTFEFVHDGLGAQSGIGGGGRYDGLMRQIGGKQELSGIGFGIGVDRTILALQAEGVSVAGQGRVDVFGVPLGAAAKEEMVAVAGLLRDAGVRVDLAYGDRGLKGAMKAADRSGARLALVLGERELEGRTIEVKDLSNGEQEKVSLDDVLAQVASRLV, encoded by the coding sequence GTGAATGGAGATTTCTCGGCGCCGAAGGGCATTCCGGACTACTTTCCGCCGGCCTCGGCGGATTTCCTCGAGGTCCGCAACACGCTGACCGACGCAGCGCACCGCGCGGGGTACGGGCACATCGAGCTGCCGATCTTCGAGGAGACGGCGCTGTTCGCTCGCGGGGTGGGCGAATCCACCGACGTGGTCAGCAAGGAGATGTACACCTTCACCGACCGCGGCGACCGATCGGTGACCCTGCGTCCGGAGGGGACGGCGGGCGTCATGCGCGCCGTCATCCAGCACGGTCTCGATCGTGGACAGCTTCCGGTGAAACTCAGCTACTCGGGACCGTTCTTCCGGTACGAGCGACCTCAGGCCGGGCGGTACCGGCAGCTGCAGCAGGTCGGAGTCGAGGCGATCGGCGTCGACGATCCGGCGCTGGACGCCGAGGTCATCGCCATCGCCGATGAAGGCTACCGACGGCTCGGCTTGTCCGGATACCGGCTGGACCTGACCTCCCTCGGCGACGACACCTGCCGACCGCAGTACCGCGAGACGCTGCAGCAGTACCTCCTCGGTCTCGATCTGGACGAGGCGACGGCCGACCGCGCCCGGATCAACCCGCTGCGAGTCCTGGACGATAAGCGTCCGGAGATCCGGGAGATGACCGCAGGCGCACCGCTCATGCTCGACCACCTGAGCGACTCTGCACGCGAGCACTTCGCCGAGGTGCGTCGTCACCTCGACCGTCTCGGAGTCCGGTACGAGATCAATCCGCGTCTCGTTCGCGGGCTCGACTATTACACGAAGACGACGTTCGAGTTCGTGCACGACGGTCTCGGCGCTCAGTCGGGCATCGGCGGCGGCGGCCGGTACGACGGGTTGATGCGTCAGATCGGCGGCAAACAGGAGCTGTCGGGAATCGGCTTCGGCATCGGCGTCGACCGAACGATCCTCGCATTGCAGGCCGAGGGAGTCTCGGTGGCCGGCCAGGGGCGGGTCGACGTGTTCGGTGTCCCGCTCGGGGCTGCCGCGAAAGAGGAGATGGTCGCGGTCGCGGGGTTGCTGCGCGACGCGGGCGTGCGAGTGGATCTCGCGTACGGCGACCGCGGACTCAAGGGGGCGATGAAGGCCGCCGATCGCTCGGGTGCCCGGTTGGCACTGGTTCTCGGAGAGCGAGAGCTCGAAGGCCGCACCATCGAGGTCAAGGACCTGTCCAACGGCGAGCAGGAGAAGGTCTCGCTCGACGACGTACTGGCCCAGGTCGCCTCGCGTCTGGTCTGA
- the ypfJ gene encoding KPN_02809 family neutral zinc metallopeptidase, with the protein MTFQGSGPLSGGNVSAGGGGGGGGRIAMGGGLGLVVTVVALLFGVNPGDLMGGGTSSTQASSGTNAELQQHIDSCTVEMANTDDVCRIVATAISLNEVWSTEMDGYTEPAVRIFSGGIDTGCGAASSDMGPFYCPADQTAYFDPSFFAQLKQMGGSDGPLAQEYVVAHEFGHHVENLTGVLAKGQRMGNDGSRRIELQADCLAGVWANKADDGPDAMLAPLTDDQIATVIQSARAIGDDTIQGSNSNPEGWTHGSAVQRQRWFTIGYESGQPRRCDTFATNDL; encoded by the coding sequence ATGACATTTCAGGGAAGCGGTCCGCTCAGCGGTGGCAACGTCTCGGCCGGCGGCGGTGGAGGCGGCGGCGGGCGCATCGCGATGGGCGGCGGGCTCGGTCTGGTGGTGACCGTCGTCGCCCTCCTGTTCGGAGTCAACCCGGGTGACCTCATGGGCGGCGGCACCTCGAGCACCCAGGCGAGCAGCGGCACCAACGCCGAACTCCAGCAGCACATCGACTCGTGCACCGTCGAGATGGCGAACACCGACGACGTGTGCCGGATCGTGGCCACGGCGATCAGCCTGAACGAGGTGTGGTCCACCGAGATGGACGGGTACACCGAGCCCGCGGTGCGCATCTTCAGCGGCGGTATCGACACCGGCTGCGGCGCCGCGTCTTCGGACATGGGCCCGTTCTACTGCCCGGCTGATCAGACCGCCTACTTCGATCCGTCGTTCTTCGCCCAGCTCAAGCAGATGGGCGGATCCGACGGCCCGCTCGCCCAGGAGTACGTCGTCGCACACGAATTCGGCCACCACGTCGAGAATCTGACCGGCGTACTCGCGAAGGGACAGCGGATGGGCAACGACGGCTCCCGTCGCATCGAACTTCAGGCCGACTGTCTCGCAGGCGTGTGGGCCAACAAGGCCGACGACGGCCCGGACGCCATGCTCGCCCCGCTGACCGACGATCAGATCGCGACGGTCATCCAGTCGGCCCGCGCCATCGGCGACGACACCATCCAGGGCTCGAACTCGAATCCCGAGGGCTGGACGCACGGCTCGGCCGTCCAACGCCAGCGCTGGTTCACCATCGGCTACGAATCCGGACAGCCGCGCCGATGCGACACCTTCGCCACGAACGACCTGTGA
- a CDS encoding MBL fold metallo-hydrolase: protein MIIAGFAAGMFQTNCYLVADDAGGDAVIVDPGQDAAPGVREALAEFSLTPVAVFLTHGHLDHTWNATELADEFSIPAYIHADDRPMLTDPGMGLGSALATMIGDTEFHEPEKVIEFVDGQDVEVAGMRWSVDHAPGHSRGSVLLTPDAPVGDSGTAVCFAGDVLFNGSIGRTDLPGGSHRQLLDSIGAKLLTRDDDLVILPGHGPQTTIGAERASNPFLVDLPDADKKGRFGL from the coding sequence GTGATCATCGCCGGATTCGCTGCGGGAATGTTCCAGACCAACTGCTACCTCGTGGCCGACGATGCCGGCGGTGACGCGGTCATCGTCGACCCGGGCCAGGACGCCGCTCCGGGCGTTCGCGAGGCGCTCGCCGAGTTCTCGCTGACCCCGGTGGCGGTCTTCCTCACCCACGGGCACCTGGATCACACCTGGAACGCGACCGAGCTCGCCGACGAGTTCTCGATCCCCGCATACATCCACGCGGACGACCGGCCGATGCTGACCGACCCGGGAATGGGCCTGGGCAGTGCATTGGCGACGATGATCGGCGACACCGAGTTCCACGAACCGGAGAAGGTCATCGAGTTCGTCGACGGGCAGGACGTGGAGGTCGCCGGAATGCGGTGGAGCGTGGACCACGCCCCGGGGCATTCCCGGGGCAGCGTGCTGCTCACGCCGGACGCTCCCGTAGGCGACTCCGGTACGGCCGTGTGCTTCGCCGGGGACGTGCTGTTCAACGGATCCATCGGCCGCACGGACCTGCCTGGCGGCAGCCATCGGCAACTCCTCGACTCCATCGGGGCTAAACTCCTCACCCGCGATGATGATCTGGTCATCCTGCCCGGTCACGGGCCCCAGACGACGATCGGTGCCGAGCGCGCATCGAACCCGTTCCTCGTCGACCTGCCAGATGCCGACAAGAAGGGACGTTTCGGACTGTGA
- a CDS encoding phosphotransferase: protein MTVVAHDRIDSVLCTAQETLSRRAGSPVRIDEPEDLGGSGRSTVLRVRVVENPLSPDRSLVVKAFDENSDPDQVLREIASYRYATALPTASRPGPQLLASDLDSQILVLTDLGHGRPMTELLGSADVDEVRRCVSAWGQALGRMHAATYGGEDDFRTLLRVSGPKGGRRPDVGANSGIAGDAAGSVRRADEVAAELGVELSQDFREVLERGLELFGEGRFRAFSPSDVGPENILLNDDGVQFMDYEWGSFRDATLDVAYALVTFPATLSQQGAEQRVELERALVDAWRAEVLPLWPGLADDLTLDGRLAEARTLWVWLGLYWMLESETSGHDWALHTSDPRLVTMRWSELAETAPGTATGDVLGGAARDIRRALQRLWFE from the coding sequence ATGACCGTTGTGGCACACGATCGGATCGACTCCGTGCTCTGCACCGCGCAGGAGACTCTGTCGCGGCGAGCGGGATCGCCGGTCCGGATCGATGAACCGGAAGACCTGGGCGGCTCGGGACGCAGTACCGTGCTGAGGGTCCGCGTGGTCGAGAATCCGCTGTCGCCCGACCGCAGCCTGGTGGTGAAGGCGTTCGACGAGAACTCCGATCCCGACCAGGTGCTGCGGGAGATCGCGTCCTACCGGTACGCGACGGCGCTGCCGACGGCGTCGCGCCCCGGGCCGCAGCTACTGGCTTCCGATCTGGACTCCCAGATCCTGGTCCTCACCGACCTCGGACACGGACGGCCGATGACCGAGTTGCTCGGATCGGCCGACGTCGATGAGGTGCGGCGCTGTGTCAGCGCGTGGGGGCAGGCTCTCGGCCGCATGCACGCGGCGACGTACGGCGGCGAGGACGATTTCCGGACGCTGCTCCGCGTCAGCGGCCCCAAGGGCGGCCGCAGACCGGACGTGGGGGCCAACTCCGGGATCGCAGGCGATGCAGCCGGGTCGGTTCGCCGGGCCGACGAGGTAGCCGCCGAACTCGGTGTCGAACTGTCGCAGGACTTCCGCGAGGTACTCGAACGCGGACTGGAGCTCTTCGGCGAAGGGCGGTTCCGGGCGTTCAGCCCGTCGGACGTCGGGCCGGAGAACATTCTGCTCAACGACGACGGTGTCCAGTTCATGGATTACGAGTGGGGTTCGTTCCGCGACGCGACCCTCGACGTCGCCTACGCGCTCGTGACGTTCCCGGCGACGCTCTCCCAACAGGGCGCCGAGCAGCGCGTCGAATTGGAGCGAGCGCTCGTCGATGCGTGGCGGGCCGAGGTCCTACCGCTCTGGCCGGGCCTCGCCGACGACCTGACCCTCGACGGTCGGCTCGCCGAGGCCCGCACGTTGTGGGTGTGGCTGGGGTTGTACTGGATGCTCGAATCGGAGACCTCGGGTCACGACTGGGCACTGCACACCTCCGATCCGCGCCTTGTGACCATGCGCTGGTCGGAATTGGCCGAGACGGCGCCCGGCACCGCGACCGGCGACGTCCTCGGCGGAGCGGCACGCGATATCCGACGGGCCCTGCAGCGGCTCTGGTTCGAGTGA